The DNA region TGATCCAGCACGCCGAGCAGTCTTTTCGATTCGGCGATGTATCGATCGCGTGGACGCTTGTCTTCGTATTCCTTGCCGGCGAACTTGTGGAAGAAACCCACCTGGCCGAACATCGGCCCAATGCCGCCCATCTGGAACATCAGCCACTGGATCGCTTCATAGCGGCCGGCGGCATCCTGCGGAATAAACTTGCCGCTTTTGTCCGCGAGATAGATCAGGATCGCACCGGACTCGAACAACGACAGCGGTTTGCCGTCCGGCCCATGCGGATCGATGATCGCCGGAATCTTGTTGTTCGGATTGAGCGACAGAAACTCCGGCGTCATCTGATCGTTCGTATCGAAGCGCACGAGATGCGGTTCGTACGGCAAGCCCGTCTCTTCGAGCATGATCGACACCTTCACGCCATTGGGCGTGGGCAGCGAATAGAGCTGAATCCGGTCCGGATGCTCGGCAGGCCATTTCTTCGTGATCGAATAAGCGGATAGATCGGTCATGTAGCGGTGTAACCCTTGTGCGAGTGCTGCGGCTTGATGGGGAGCATCGGCTTCGCCGCCGGCTGGAAGAGCGGCCCCGAAGATACCGACGCGGGACCGCCAAATATAAACCGACTCGGCACAACGCGTCGGCGGCAGGCTCGGCACGCCACGCTTGAACGGGGACGTCGCGAGCGGAGCGCCGGCTTGGGAGTGCGCCCCCCTCGCTAACCGCGACTCACCACAAATCCTTGGTCGCCGTGCCGGCGCGCAAGTTATACCCTTCCCGCCACAAGGTCGCGCCGACCGCCAGGAGCAGGGTCTTCTGCTCGCCGTCGAGCAACTCCCACGCGAGCGCCAGCCAGCTGGCGAAGCTCGCGCAGGTTTGTTCCAGGTCGACGGGCGTTTTGCCCTCCAGGTACTGCCGTTCGAACATCGAAAGAATTTTTTCGGGTGTCATAGGCGCCGTCTCCGGGGTTGGATACGCCCAGTCTAAAGGCGGCGCACCGCGCGCGGAATGCTCCGGACGCCGACCCCGGGTTACTCCCAGGAGAACACCGGCATCCGCCCGAAATCGCCGGCCGGCACATAAAACACGGCTCAAAAAGCGGAAAAGGCGCCGAAGCGCCCTTTCCGTCAACTCACGTCGCAGCCGTCTTACGGCGCGTTGCGCTTTGCATTGTCCTTGGCGTCTTCCTTAGCGTCGCCATAGGCCTTCTGCACCTTGCCCGCGCCTTGTTGCAGATCGCCCTTCAATTCTTTGCCCGGATTGTCCGTGGCCTTGCCGACGGCTTCATTGACCTTGCCCTTGACCTGCTCTGCCACACCCTTCACCTGGTCCTTGTTCATGTTCGGCTCCACTATTTGGAATGCCGGCGCGACATTGCGCCAGTACCCGGGTTCAGCAACGGGTGTGCCCGCCCCCCACAAGCCGCCGATTTTGACGCCTGACGCCACGGCAAAAATATTCTAAAAAAAAGCCTAAAGTTCCGGCAAAGCCGGCCGTAATGGAGCCATGGAGGTGTCATGGACCGTTCACTGATTATGCTTTCGGGGTCGTCCCAAGCTGCATTGATCGATCGGGACATCGCGCATATTGCGCGTGTGATGCGGCCGTCTTTACACGGCGATCTGGCCGGGCCGATCCTGTCGGCGGCGTATTGGCGCAACCGGCTGTACGAGTTGCTCGATGCCGGCAACCTGTCCCACGCGCAGCTATGCGCGGTCGACAGCCTTCTGCTCCAACTCGACCAGTTTCAGGCTGAACCGCAACTGGCGTGGGACGCACTGGCGCCGGCCTCCGCCGCGCTGTTTCCGCCGCCCTATCCGGCCAGCACCCACCAGAGCGCCTGAGACGCCGCGCGCCCGCACCGCCGCCCTGTCCAGGCCGGCCGGCTTCCTTTTGCTCACCAGTAAAAAAATGGCCGCGAACCATGCCGCGGCCTCAACACGTCGCAACGCAGGGAGTCGCGTCACGCTGCAAGCGTACACGCGCAACTGTGACAGCCGCATTTAGGCGCGCGCTCGCACTGTGACGGCGTGCCGAAGCTCGAAATTTTCTGCCCAAGCGATGTAAAAAATAGGGAAATGGGACGACCTTAGGTCATAATGTCCGCAAAAATTCCCAGCAAGGACACCCGTGACCCTCGTCGCTCCGCTCGCATTGCTTCAGCAAGCGCGCGCCCGCTTCACTCAACGCGAAATCGCCGCGCATGTCGGCAAAGACATCAAGACGGTGCGTCGCTGGGAAAAAGGCGAAACACCATGCCCGGCGATGCTGGAGCCGGCCTTGCGCGATCTGCTGCAAGACCGGGCGCGAGCCGGCGGCAGCGCGGCTGGCGGTGCCCAGTTCCGTTTTATCGATCTGTTCGCGGGCATCGGCGGAATTCGCATGGGCTTCGAGGCGCACGGCGGCGACTGCGTCTTTACGAGCGAGTGGAACGACTTTTCCACCAAGACGTATCGCGAGAATTACCCGAGCGGCGGCGAGCACGCGCTGATCGGCGACATCGTGTCGTTTCCAGCTGAAGAAGTGCCGAGCCACGACGTGCTGCTCGGCGGCTTCCCATGCCAGCCCTTTTCGATCGCCGGCGTGAGCAAGAAAAACGCGCTTGGTCGGCCGCATGGTTTCGAGTGCACGACGCAGGGCACGCTGTTCTTCGACGTCGCGCGGATCATCGCGGCGAAGCGCCCCGCCGCATTCCTGCTGGAGAACGTGAAGAATCTGCTGTCGCACGACAAGGGCCGCACCTTCGACGTGATCCTGCAGACTTTGCGCGACGAATTGGGCTACGAGGTGCACTACCGCGTGGTGGACGGCCAGCATTTCACGCCGCAGCACCGGGAGCGGATCATCATCGTCGGCTTTCGCGGCAAGACCGGGTTCTCCTGGGACGACCTGCATCTGCCGGACAACGGTCCGCGCCTCGGCTCGATCCTGCATCGCACGGATGGCAGCGAACCGGTCCTGCCGTGGGACCACGACCGCTTCTTCGATCACGCGAACCGGCGCGTGCAACCCAAGTACACGCTCACGCCGAACCTCTGGACCTATCTGCAGAACTACGCGGAGAAACACCGCGCGGCGGGCAATGGTTTCGGCTTCGGCATGGCATATCCGAACAGCGTGACGCGCACGCTGTCGGCGCGCTATCACAAGGACGGTTCGGAGATTCTGGTCTATCAGGGCGAGGCGCTGCGTCCGCGCCGCCTCACGCCACGCGAATGCGCGCGGCTGATGGGCTTTCCCGATACCTTCAGAATTCCGGTGAGCGACACGCAAGCCTACCGGCAGTTCGGCAACAGCGTCGTGATGCCGGTAATGCGCGAAGTGGCGCGCATCATGCTGCCGCATGTGCAAACCCTGCTCGCGGAGGAAACGCACCGTGGTTCGAAGCAAACTCTCTCGCTGCACGCCTGAGCGGCCGGCTGGCGCCGGCGGCCGCTCAGGCGCGTCGGCCCAGGCCTAGCAATGGTCGACGTCGTCGATAGCGCGACGCGCAGCCGGATGATGTCCGGCATCCGCGGCCGCAATACCAGGCCTGAGATCCTGATCCGCAGCCTGCTGCATCGGCAGGGCTTTCGCTTTCGTCTCGATGCGCGTGATCTGCCGGGACGCCCGGACATCGTGTTGCCGCGCTACCGCGCCGTCGTGCTGGTGCACGGCTGCTTCTGGCACGGCCACGACTGCCGTCTGTTCAAATGGCCGCAAACGCGGCCGGAGTTCTGGCGCGACAAGATCGGCCGCAATCGCAGCAACGACGACAAGGTGCGCGCCGCGCTCCTCGCGAACGGCTGGCGCGTCGCCGTGGTGTGGGAATGCGCTTTGCGCGGCGCCAACCGCGATCTCGAAGGTGTCCTCGCGCGGCTCGTCGACTGGCTGAAGAGCGACACACCGAGCTTCGAGGAACGCGGCTGAAAGCTGCTTGTAGCCCGCGCGGCGCGAGCGAACGCGAAGCCCGCTGGTGATACACTCGATTGGCTAACTCGGGGCACTTCCGCGTGGCGCGTTGCGCTGCAACCGGTTGCAAAACCGCTCGCCCCCACCCATCCCAGAACCACTCAAGAAGGGAGGCACATCATGGCAGAATTCCGTCTCTGGTCCGACGAATTTCCCACCAACGGCTTCATGCCGAAAGCCCATGAATATCACGACAAGGCCTTCGGCGTAGACGGCGAGAACATCTCGCCCGCGTTGCAGTGGGAAGCGCCGCCGCCCGACACCCAAAGCTTCGCGCTCACCGTGCACGACCCCGACGCGCCCACCGGCAGCGGCTTCTGGCACTGGGTAGTGGTGAACATTCCGGCTGACGCCCGCTCGCTGCCGCGCAACGCCGGCAAGGCGGACGGCTCGCTGCTGCCGCAAGGCGCGCTGCAGGTTCGCAACGACTACGGCACGGTCGGCTTCGGCGGCGCCGCGCCGCCGCGTGGCGACAAGGCGCACCGCTACATCTTCCGTCTGCACGCGCTGCGGGTGCCGCATTTGCCGATCAACGCGGACACCACCAACGCCGTGGCGCGTTTCATGACGCATCTGAACGAACTCGACTCGACCACTCACACCGGCCTGTACGAACTCAAATAACGCGCGAGACGCGATGCCGGCGCGCCGGCATCGCTGCTGCGGCCGCCGGCTGTTGCGACCACGGCGAGCAAAGAAACGCGCGAGACGCGTCGCGTGACCGGCGAACCACCCACTACAACTCGAATAATCGATGCACGCACAACCATCGCGCGAGGACGGCGCCCTGCCCGCCGAAGCGGCCGACACCCTCGCCCCCGGCACTTCGTCATCGGACAACAGCGAACAAGGCCTGCCCGTTCCGCAGCGCTACTGGGCGATGCTGGTCATTGCGCTCGCCCTCACGCTCGCGGTGCTCGACAGCGCGATTGCCAACGTGGCGCTGCCGACTATCGCGCGCAACCTGCACGCCAGCGCGGCGGGCTCGATCTGGATCGTCAACGCCTATCAGCTCGCGATCACCATCTCGCTGCTGCCGCTCGCTTCGCTCGGCGATCGCATCGGCTACCGGCGCATCTATCTGTCCGGGCTGATCCTGTTCACGGTGGCGTCACTCGGTTGCGCGTTGTCGACTTCGCTGCCGACGCTCGCGCTCGCTCGCGTGATTCAAGGCTTCGGCGCGGCGGGCATCATGAGCGTGAACACCGCACTGGTGCGGATGATCTATCCGCCCGGGCAACTCGGGCGTGGCGTCTCGATCAACGCGATGGTGGTGGCGGTGTCCTCGGCGGTCGGGCCCACCATCGCGTCCGGCGTGCTCGCCGTCGCCTCGTGGCCGTGGCTGTTCGCGATCAACGTGCCGATCGGCATCGCGGCCGTCGTCGGCGGCTTCAAGGCGCTGCCGATGAACCGCGGCCACGAATCGCCCTACGACTACCTGAGCGCGGTGATGAACGCGTTTGTCTTCGGCCTGCTGATTTTTGCCGTCGACGGACTCGGCCACGGCGAGCGCTTCGGCTACGTCGCGATCGAGGTGGTAGCCGCCGTCGTGATCGGCTATTTTTTCGTGCGCCGTCAGTTGACGCAGGCCGCCCCGCTGCTACCGGTCGATTTGCTCAGGATTCCCATCTTTGCGCTTTCGATCGGCACCTCCGTCTGTTCGTTCTGCGCGCAGATGCTCGCCTTCGTATCGCTGCCCTTTCTGTTGCAGGAAACGTTGGGGCTCTCACAGGTGGCAACCGGGCTGCTCATGACGCCCTGGCCGGCCGTGATCATCATCGCGGCGCCGATTGCGGGCTTTCTGTCGGACAAGGTGTCATCGGGCTGGCTGGGCGGCGTCGGCCTCACCGCGATGACGGCCGGGCTGTTATTGCTCGCCACGCTCGGCGCGCATCCCGACGCCATGCAGATCGCGTGGCGCATGGCCTTGTGCGGCGCGGGCTTCGGCATTTTCCAGTCGCCGAACAATCGCACCATGCTGTCCTCGGCGCCGCGCGAACGCAGCGGCGGCGCGAGCGGCATGCTGGGCACCGCGCGTCTGACCGGGCAGACGCTCGGCGCGGCGCTGGTCGCGCTGATCTTCGGCGTTGCGCCGCAGCACGGACCGACCATCGCGCTCTATGTCGCCGCGGGCTTCTCGGCAGTGGCCGCGGTGATCAGCACGATGCGTGTCGTGCAGCCGGGTCAGCGCGCAACCGGCCTGAACGCCTGAGCGGCGACCGGACGCATCAGCGGGCACCCACAAAAAAAAGCGCCTCGCAGTTCGCGAGGCACGCCATTCTCTTCCCAACCCACCACCGTTTTCAGACGACGTGACCAGCACGCGCGGCGCCACTGCAGGCCGCGCGGCCGCTGATCCCGCTACGACGATGCGGTCACGTCAGCGAGCTTTACCGCTTTGGCCGCCACCGAAGATGCCGTCGCGACGTTGCGCAGATCGGCAAGGAAGGTATCGCGCCAGACCGACAGATTGTTCTCGCGCATCGGCGCCATCATGTCGGCGTGCCGCGCCTGACGCTCGGCGAGCGGCATCGACA from Paraburkholderia aromaticivorans includes:
- a CDS encoding very short patch repair endonuclease, whose translation is MVDVVDSATRSRMMSGIRGRNTRPEILIRSLLHRQGFRFRLDARDLPGRPDIVLPRYRAVVLVHGCFWHGHDCRLFKWPQTRPEFWRDKIGRNRSNDDKVRAALLANGWRVAVVWECALRGANRDLEGVLARLVDWLKSDTPSFEERG
- the dcm gene encoding DNA (cytosine-5-)-methyltransferase translates to MTLVAPLALLQQARARFTQREIAAHVGKDIKTVRRWEKGETPCPAMLEPALRDLLQDRARAGGSAAGGAQFRFIDLFAGIGGIRMGFEAHGGDCVFTSEWNDFSTKTYRENYPSGGEHALIGDIVSFPAEEVPSHDVLLGGFPCQPFSIAGVSKKNALGRPHGFECTTQGTLFFDVARIIAAKRPAAFLLENVKNLLSHDKGRTFDVILQTLRDELGYEVHYRVVDGQHFTPQHRERIIIVGFRGKTGFSWDDLHLPDNGPRLGSILHRTDGSEPVLPWDHDRFFDHANRRVQPKYTLTPNLWTYLQNYAEKHRAAGNGFGFGMAYPNSVTRTLSARYHKDGSEILVYQGEALRPRRLTPRECARLMGFPDTFRIPVSDTQAYRQFGNSVVMPVMREVARIMLPHVQTLLAEETHRGSKQTLSLHA
- a CDS encoding CsbD family protein; amino-acid sequence: MNKDQVKGVAEQVKGKVNEAVGKATDNPGKELKGDLQQGAGKVQKAYGDAKEDAKDNAKRNAP
- a CDS encoding YbhB/YbcL family Raf kinase inhibitor-like protein is translated as MAEFRLWSDEFPTNGFMPKAHEYHDKAFGVDGENISPALQWEAPPPDTQSFALTVHDPDAPTGSGFWHWVVVNIPADARSLPRNAGKADGSLLPQGALQVRNDYGTVGFGGAAPPRGDKAHRYIFRLHALRVPHLPINADTTNAVARFMTHLNELDSTTHTGLYELK
- a CDS encoding glutathione S-transferase N-terminal domain-containing protein, with the protein product MTDLSAYSITKKWPAEHPDRIQLYSLPTPNGVKVSIMLEETGLPYEPHLVRFDTNDQMTPEFLSLNPNNKIPAIIDPHGPDGKPLSLFESGAILIYLADKSGKFIPQDAAGRYEAIQWLMFQMGGIGPMFGQVGFFHKFAGKEYEDKRPRDRYIAESKRLLGVLDQQLEGREWLLGDTYSIADIATFPWVRNLVGFYDAGDLVGIQDFPNVTRALAAFVARPAVAKGLDIPKRPS
- a CDS encoding MFS transporter, whose product is MHAQPSREDGALPAEAADTLAPGTSSSDNSEQGLPVPQRYWAMLVIALALTLAVLDSAIANVALPTIARNLHASAAGSIWIVNAYQLAITISLLPLASLGDRIGYRRIYLSGLILFTVASLGCALSTSLPTLALARVIQGFGAAGIMSVNTALVRMIYPPGQLGRGVSINAMVVAVSSAVGPTIASGVLAVASWPWLFAINVPIGIAAVVGGFKALPMNRGHESPYDYLSAVMNAFVFGLLIFAVDGLGHGERFGYVAIEVVAAVVIGYFFVRRQLTQAAPLLPVDLLRIPIFALSIGTSVCSFCAQMLAFVSLPFLLQETLGLSQVATGLLMTPWPAVIIIAAPIAGFLSDKVSSGWLGGVGLTAMTAGLLLLATLGAHPDAMQIAWRMALCGAGFGIFQSPNNRTMLSSAPRERSGGASGMLGTARLTGQTLGAALVALIFGVAPQHGPTIALYVAAGFSAVAAVISTMRVVQPGQRATGLNA